A DNA window from Boseongicola sp. contains the following coding sequences:
- the ppk2 gene encoding polyphosphate kinase 2 has product MAKKIANSVYEKELARLQVELIKLQEWVKHTGHRVAIIFEGRDAAGKGGTIKRITEAMNPRICQVVALPAPTEREKSQWYFQRYVAHLPAAGEIIIFDRSWYNRGGVERVMGFCSKEEYKEFMRSCPEFERMLVRSGIQVIKYWFSVSDEEQERRFQKRRTDPTKQWKLSPMDLESRKRWVDYSRAKDDMFSHTDIKQAPWFVVNSDVKKHARLNCISHLLSQIPYEEIPRDPVVLDERPPQKGYVRPPMSDQTFVPEVHE; this is encoded by the coding sequence ATGGCGAAGAAGATTGCAAACTCGGTTTACGAGAAGGAATTGGCCCGATTGCAGGTCGAATTGATCAAGCTGCAAGAGTGGGTGAAACATACCGGGCACCGCGTCGCCATCATCTTCGAAGGCCGCGATGCCGCCGGGAAGGGCGGCACGATTAAGCGCATTACCGAGGCGATGAACCCGCGGATTTGTCAGGTTGTGGCCTTGCCCGCGCCAACCGAGCGCGAAAAATCACAATGGTATTTCCAGCGCTATGTCGCGCATCTGCCCGCTGCGGGCGAGATCATCATATTCGACCGCTCGTGGTATAATCGTGGCGGTGTCGAGCGCGTGATGGGGTTCTGCTCGAAAGAGGAATACAAGGAATTCATGCGGTCTTGCCCCGAGTTTGAACGGATGCTGGTCCGCTCGGGCATTCAGGTGATCAAATACTGGTTTTCGGTCAGCGACGAAGAACAGGAACGACGGTTCCAGAAACGCCGCACAGACCCCACGAAGCAGTGGAAACTAAGCCCGATGGATCTGGAAAGCCGCAAGCGTTGGGTGGATTACTCCAGGGCCAAGGACGATATGTTCAGCCATACCGACATCAAACAAGCGCCTTGGTTTGTGGTGAATTCGGACGTGAAGAAACACGCGCGGCTGAATTGCATCAGCCATCTTCTGTCTCAGATACCATACGAGGAAATTCCGCGCGACCCGGTGGTTCTGGACGAACGCCCACCCCAAAAGGGCTATGTGCGCCCGCCGATGAGCGATCAGACTTTCGTTCCGGAAGTGCATGAATAA
- a CDS encoding hemerythrin domain-containing protein, with protein sequence MTETLTVRQGALPDDMRTLLRDYPRDAWPDHPNFAASIRNWMGAHDMFRQLAELVRADTELYLDKTRSPEEFAARLSYFGNLMVRNLHGHHGWEDHSFFPELSAADPRFDDGLETLESDHLALDDVLDRFTRRGNRVVKLIHLDEAQAKEEAGGLHDTATEIEGFLGRHLVDEEDLVVPILLHHKMRG encoded by the coding sequence ATGACTGAAACACTGACGGTTAGACAGGGCGCGCTGCCTGATGACATGCGCACCCTGCTTCGGGACTATCCGCGCGACGCTTGGCCGGATCACCCGAACTTCGCCGCCTCGATCCGCAATTGGATGGGGGCCCATGACATGTTCCGCCAACTTGCAGAATTGGTGCGCGCAGACACCGAGTTGTATCTGGACAAAACCCGTTCACCTGAAGAGTTTGCCGCCCGACTTTCGTATTTCGGCAACCTGATGGTGCGAAACCTGCACGGACATCACGGGTGGGAAGATCATTCTTTCTTCCCCGAATTGTCGGCCGCGGATCCGCGTTTTGACGACGGGTTAGAGACGTTGGAAAGCGACCATCTGGCGCTGGATGACGTGTTGGATCGCTTTACCCGGCGCGGTAACCGCGTGGTTAAACTGATCCATCTGGACGAAGCACAGGCCAAGGAAGAAGCCGGTGGGCTGCACGACACCGCGACCGAGATCGAAGGCTTTCTGGGCCGACATCTGGTTGATGAAGAAGACTTGGTCGTGCCGATCTTGCTGCATCATAAGATGCGCGGATAA
- a CDS encoding STAS domain-containing protein: MAALARRSIFSDLPGRFRRTNTAQVPTEILAGLTVALALVPEAVAFAFVAGVHPLVGLYAAFIVGLITAVFGGRPGMISGATGALAVVMVSLVATHGVEYLFATVVLMGLIQIAAGIFRMGKFIRLVPHPVMLGFVNGLAIVIFLAQLSQFQVPGTAEASGHGIAHGEWMTGWPLSLMLILVVATMLIIWIMPRITSTIPAPLAGIGIVALVVIVFGLDVPRVGDLASIEGGLPMFHIPMVPLNWETFEIILPYALILAAIGLIESLLTLNLVGDITGERGGASQECIAQGAANTVTGFFGGMGGCAMIGQSMINVKSGGRTRLLGISAALFLLLFIVVAAPMIEQIPLAALVGVMFMVVIGTFAWNSFKIMRRVPFSDAAVIVLVTVVTVMYDLATAVVVGVIVSALTYAWNNATRIHAKRYDTPEGARVYQVQGPLFFGSVEGFTELFEPKSDPTRVIVDFADSRVVDQSALTAIEAVAAKYKSAGKELQLRHLSKDCHQLLSRAGQLIVESDDDPDYQIATDYSVKTGMLAGGH, from the coding sequence ATGGCCGCCTTGGCCCGCCGCTCGATTTTTTCCGATTTGCCGGGCCGCTTTCGCAGAACCAACACCGCGCAAGTGCCAACCGAAATCCTTGCCGGACTCACCGTGGCACTGGCATTGGTGCCCGAAGCAGTGGCATTTGCCTTTGTCGCAGGCGTTCACCCGCTGGTCGGTCTTTATGCCGCTTTCATCGTTGGCCTGATCACTGCCGTTTTCGGTGGCCGCCCCGGCATGATCTCTGGTGCAACGGGCGCTTTGGCCGTCGTCATGGTGTCGCTGGTTGCTACGCATGGGGTCGAGTATCTCTTTGCGACAGTCGTTCTTATGGGACTGATCCAGATTGCTGCCGGCATCTTCCGCATGGGCAAGTTCATCCGTTTGGTTCCGCACCCGGTCATGCTCGGTTTTGTAAACGGCCTAGCAATAGTGATCTTTCTTGCCCAACTCAGCCAGTTTCAGGTTCCCGGCACCGCCGAGGCGTCCGGCCACGGCATAGCCCACGGTGAATGGATGACCGGCTGGCCCCTGTCCCTGATGCTGATCCTTGTAGTCGCGACCATGCTGATCATCTGGATCATGCCGCGCATCACCTCGACCATTCCCGCCCCTCTTGCCGGTATCGGAATTGTGGCGCTGGTGGTCATCGTCTTCGGCCTTGATGTGCCGCGCGTGGGTGATCTTGCCTCGATCGAAGGTGGGTTGCCGATGTTCCACATCCCCATGGTGCCGCTCAATTGGGAAACCTTCGAGATCATCCTGCCCTACGCCCTGATCCTGGCCGCCATTGGCCTGATCGAAAGTCTGCTGACCCTGAACCTTGTTGGTGACATCACCGGCGAACGCGGCGGCGCCAGTCAGGAATGTATCGCCCAGGGCGCTGCCAATACTGTCACCGGCTTTTTCGGCGGCATGGGCGGTTGCGCCATGATCGGCCAGTCGATGATCAACGTGAAATCCGGCGGTCGCACTCGGTTGTTAGGCATCTCAGCCGCGCTGTTCCTGCTGCTGTTTATCGTGGTCGCTGCGCCAATGATCGAACAGATCCCACTGGCCGCCTTGGTTGGCGTCATGTTCATGGTGGTGATCGGCACCTTTGCCTGGAACTCGTTCAAGATCATGCGCCGCGTGCCCTTCTCAGATGCCGCCGTCATCGTCTTGGTGACGGTTGTCACCGTGATGTATGATCTTGCCACAGCCGTTGTCGTCGGCGTCATCGTCTCGGCCCTGACTTACGCCTGGAACAACGCCACCCGTATCCACGCCAAACGCTATGACACGCCCGAGGGCGCGCGCGTTTACCAAGTGCAAGGCCCTCTGTTCTTCGGTTCGGTTGAAGGTTTCACCGAGCTGTTCGAGCCCAAATCCGATCCTACGCGCGTCATTGTCGATTTCGCGGACAGCCGGGTGGTTGACCAATCAGCGCTGACCGCAATCGAAGCCGTTGCTGCCAAATACAAATCCGCGGGCAAAGAGCTTCAACTGAGACACCTCAGTAAAGACTGTCACCAGCTCCTGTCGCGCGCAGGCCAGTTGATCGTCGAAAGCGATGATGACCCGGATTATCAAATTGCCACCGACTATTCAGTCAAGACAGGCATGTTGGCGGGCGGTCACTGA
- a CDS encoding aspartate/glutamate racemase family protein, with product MHIGLIGGIGPAATVAYYTALVAKFKAAGVPLELTIVHADVGVLIANAGAEAKDAQAEIFAGHLRQLQGAGCDVASITALTGHFCFAETEAISPLPLASAVAPIDQYCATEGISAVGLLGSPAVLGSRLFGQITAAETLVPAGDLDALGAAYLEVATTGICSDATRRMFFEAGRQMVEDQGADAVLLAGTDLGLAFDGRDPGYRVIDALDVHVAALLDMAH from the coding sequence ATGCACATCGGATTAATTGGCGGGATCGGGCCTGCTGCGACGGTCGCCTACTACACAGCGCTTGTCGCCAAGTTCAAAGCTGCCGGGGTGCCGTTGGAGCTGACGATTGTGCATGCAGATGTCGGCGTTTTGATCGCCAACGCGGGAGCCGAAGCAAAAGACGCGCAGGCCGAAATCTTTGCCGGTCATTTGCGGCAACTTCAGGGGGCAGGATGCGACGTGGCGTCGATCACGGCACTGACCGGGCATTTCTGTTTTGCCGAGACCGAAGCGATCTCGCCCTTACCGCTGGCCAGCGCGGTTGCCCCGATTGACCAGTATTGTGCAACCGAGGGTATCAGTGCTGTCGGCCTTCTTGGCAGTCCGGCTGTGTTGGGATCTCGTCTGTTTGGACAGATCACCGCCGCCGAGACGTTGGTCCCGGCGGGAGATCTTGACGCGCTGGGCGCGGCCTATCTTGAGGTTGCTACGACCGGCATTTGCAGCGATGCGACGCGCAGGATGTTTTTCGAGGCGGGCCGTCAGATGGTGGAAGATCAAGGCGCGGATGCGGTGTTGTTGGCGGGCACTGATTTAGGGCTGGCGTTTGACGGGCGGGATCCCGGATATCGGGTGATTGATGCATTGGACGTTCATGTCGCGGCATTGCTTGATATGGCGCACTGA
- a CDS encoding helix-turn-helix domain-containing protein yields the protein MTAEPDAYCFFQDIAPRPPLDAAFDRDYLLYAVAGALRLEVGDKRWLLPPSFAAWIPAKTEFKVEIQRPVTSCSVLSRPGICSTFPDQTTVIQMSPLTREMISHCRDWGKNAAQPERATAFFRALLDTCAALAESSVDVTRPTASDPALMRAVEATEAALTGAITAPEIAKAAAMSERTMQRRFSEELGATWAQTLTRLRMIRAIELLGMPDTSIIQVAGECGYASLSAFNRAFLAFADMTPTEFRAQL from the coding sequence ATGACCGCCGAACCAGATGCCTATTGCTTCTTTCAGGACATCGCGCCGCGCCCACCATTGGATGCGGCGTTTGACCGTGACTATCTGCTCTACGCTGTCGCGGGAGCATTGCGGTTAGAGGTGGGCGACAAACGCTGGCTCTTGCCGCCATCCTTTGCCGCGTGGATTCCGGCCAAAACTGAATTCAAGGTCGAAATACAGCGACCAGTCACCAGTTGTTCGGTTCTGTCGCGGCCCGGGATTTGCTCGACTTTTCCAGACCAAACGACGGTCATACAAATGTCTCCGCTGACACGCGAAATGATCAGCCATTGCCGGGATTGGGGTAAGAATGCTGCACAGCCAGAGCGGGCGACGGCCTTCTTTCGCGCCCTTCTTGATACCTGTGCGGCACTTGCGGAATCGTCGGTTGACGTGACCCGGCCAACGGCGAGTGATCCCGCATTAATGCGGGCAGTAGAAGCCACTGAAGCCGCGTTGACTGGCGCTATCACTGCTCCCGAGATTGCCAAAGCCGCTGCTATGTCTGAACGCACAATGCAGCGCAGGTTTTCAGAAGAACTTGGCGCGACTTGGGCGCAAACCCTGACCCGGCTGAGGATGATCCGTGCCATTGAACTTTTGGGCATGCCCGACACGTCAATCATCCAAGTCGCCGGGGAGTGCGGCTATGCCTCGCTCAGCGCCTTCAATCGCGCTTTTCTGGCTTTCGCCGACATGACCCCGACAGAATTTCGCGCCCAGCTTTAG
- a CDS encoding cisplatin damage response ATP-dependent DNA ligase — protein sequence MRQFAELCFEIEQAKQPAKKIAALAQYMTNAPDADRLWAVALYSGNRPKRSVTSLQLRTWAAEHAGIPAWLFDESHSIAGDLAETSALILPQPAEQTDGTLAGWIETIRAMGEMDEACKKGSTLNAWDQMDRRARFVFNKLITGSFRLSVSQKLLPQALSSLTGMDAAVLAHRLAGKWTPEDATFSSLFTAANPVADFSRPVPFAFIGDLECGPEELGDPSDWVAEHRWDGVRAQAIFQDRALILWSDYEEIITGRFPELVTLRDCVAPGTVLDGTLLCWADGSLLPRAMLDKRMAAKSATTKLLHTAPTFFEVFDVLKAGGDDLQSHVLENRRGKLEEIMQSVPTVAPLRISRRLDFEDWPGLAVHHGHARNVGADGLTLKRRVSRYKDGGWLQWKVAPLLVDAVLLYAQFRNGRSSGRVFEFTLGVWDGPELVPVAKVDSGLMVAEIDRISAWVRDNTRERFGPVHSVNPHQVFEVAFDSIQENGRRKSGIVLKNPRALRWQQDQSVEQSGTLADLKALITD from the coding sequence ATGAGGCAATTCGCCGAATTATGCTTTGAAATCGAGCAGGCAAAACAGCCCGCCAAGAAGATAGCGGCTTTGGCACAATATATGACCAACGCCCCCGACGCAGATCGACTTTGGGCTGTCGCGCTATATTCCGGGAACCGCCCAAAGCGCAGTGTGACATCTCTTCAGTTGCGCACATGGGCCGCCGAACATGCGGGCATTCCTGCCTGGCTATTTGACGAAAGCCATTCGATTGCTGGTGATCTGGCCGAGACATCAGCATTGATTTTACCCCAACCGGCCGAGCAGACCGATGGGACGTTGGCGGGTTGGATCGAGACCATTCGCGCTATGGGCGAAATGGACGAAGCATGCAAAAAGGGGTCGACCCTTAATGCCTGGGATCAGATGGACCGGCGCGCACGCTTCGTGTTCAACAAACTTATCACCGGCAGCTTTCGTTTGAGCGTTTCCCAGAAACTTTTGCCACAGGCACTTTCCAGTCTTACCGGCATGGATGCGGCCGTCTTGGCGCACCGATTGGCCGGCAAATGGACACCGGAAGATGCAACTTTTAGTTCGCTTTTCACTGCTGCCAATCCGGTTGCCGACTTTTCCAGGCCGGTTCCATTCGCTTTTATTGGGGACTTGGAATGTGGTCCAGAGGAACTCGGCGATCCCAGCGACTGGGTAGCAGAGCATCGATGGGATGGCGTACGTGCCCAGGCAATATTTCAAGATCGCGCGTTGATACTTTGGTCAGACTACGAAGAGATAATAACTGGCAGATTTCCAGAACTTGTCACGCTGCGCGATTGTGTTGCCCCGGGGACCGTGCTTGATGGCACGCTTCTGTGTTGGGCGGATGGCTCGCTACTGCCAAGGGCGATGTTGGATAAACGGATGGCAGCAAAGTCGGCCACCACCAAACTTCTTCATACGGCACCAACATTCTTTGAGGTTTTTGATGTGCTGAAGGCTGGCGGCGACGACTTGCAGTCGCATGTCTTGGAAAACCGTCGCGGTAAGTTGGAAGAGATCATGCAGAGCGTCCCGACGGTAGCACCGCTGCGCATCTCGCGCCGCCTGGATTTCGAGGATTGGCCTGGATTGGCGGTTCATCACGGCCATGCGCGCAATGTCGGGGCCGATGGTTTGACGCTGAAGCGGCGCGTTAGCCGCTACAAAGATGGAGGTTGGCTGCAATGGAAAGTCGCCCCTTTGCTAGTGGATGCTGTGTTGCTTTATGCGCAGTTTCGGAATGGTCGGAGCTCTGGCCGGGTTTTTGAATTTACTCTTGGCGTATGGGACGGTCCGGAATTGGTACCTGTTGCAAAGGTCGATTCTGGTCTGATGGTTGCAGAGATCGACAGGATCTCTGCCTGGGTTCGCGACAACACGCGGGAGCGGTTCGGGCCTGTGCATTCCGTCAATCCACACCAGGTATTCGAAGTGGCATTTGATTCGATCCAGGAAAACGGGCGGCGAAAATCAGGGATCGTCCTGAAGAACCCCCGCGCATTGCGATGGCAGCAAGATCAATCCGTCGAGCAATCAGGCACCCTGGCGGACCTGAAAGCCTTGATTACTGATTGA
- a CDS encoding DUF1127 domain-containing protein, which translates to MTDQSYFVAQAQSTGHPIADLSRRLTERVRQRRLRRGLKKIAELDAHILHDIGVTRQEAQRISGLPLSVDASTELYNSSLHGSRNNRGQ; encoded by the coding sequence ATGACTGATCAAAGCTATTTCGTCGCCCAGGCTCAAAGTACGGGCCACCCAATCGCCGACCTGTCCCGCCGCCTGACCGAACGTGTTCGCCAGCGCCGCCTGCGCCGTGGTCTAAAGAAAATCGCGGAACTGGACGCGCATATCCTGCACGATATCGGCGTGACACGGCAAGAAGCACAGCGCATCAGCGGCCTGCCATTGTCGGTGGACGCCAGCACAGAGCTCTACAACTCATCACTGCATGGCAGCCGCAACAATCGTGGCCAGTGA
- a CDS encoding LysR family transcriptional regulator, producing the protein MNAPVSQQVPLLDLDLLKTLVAIADTGSFSAAGAVVFRTPSAISMQVKKIEEILERPVFIRDSRSVRLTADGAFLLEHARRMLALNRDAVARFVQPDVQGVVRMGAPDDLAERFLPVMLRRFADSHPGVTVNVTVDMSDRNVAKYLQGELDLTIITCDAGFEGDEEAETLYREPLVWAARKGGLAVEQTPLPVSVWEEGCVWRKAGIGGLDAQGRAWRIAFQSGNISGQRAAILADLAIAPLPKSSIGGDIIEAPAKYGLPALPKYSLGMLHGRNGNPAVSAAVDHLRASFSGAA; encoded by the coding sequence ATGAATGCACCTGTAAGTCAGCAAGTCCCTCTGCTGGATCTGGACTTGCTGAAAACGCTCGTGGCGATTGCCGACACCGGTAGCTTCTCGGCGGCGGGCGCAGTGGTATTCCGGACGCCATCCGCAATTTCGATGCAAGTGAAGAAAATCGAAGAGATACTGGAGCGACCCGTTTTCATCCGTGACAGTCGTTCAGTAAGGTTGACGGCTGATGGCGCGTTCCTGCTCGAACATGCCCGCAGAATGCTGGCGCTGAACCGCGATGCAGTGGCGCGTTTTGTGCAACCTGATGTTCAAGGGGTAGTCCGGATGGGTGCGCCCGATGATCTGGCCGAACGGTTCCTGCCGGTCATGTTGCGCAGATTTGCGGATTCGCATCCCGGCGTCACGGTGAACGTTACAGTCGACATGTCGGATCGCAATGTTGCCAAGTATCTTCAGGGCGAACTAGACCTGACAATCATCACTTGCGACGCGGGATTTGAAGGCGATGAAGAAGCGGAAACACTATATCGCGAGCCATTGGTTTGGGCGGCTCGCAAAGGTGGATTGGCCGTCGAGCAAACACCTTTGCCCGTAAGTGTATGGGAAGAAGGCTGCGTTTGGCGAAAGGCAGGCATCGGCGGCTTGGACGCCCAAGGTCGCGCTTGGCGGATCGCCTTTCAAAGCGGAAATATTTCGGGTCAGCGTGCAGCGATATTGGCCGATTTGGCAATTGCACCCCTGCCGAAGTCGTCTATTGGCGGCGACATAATTGAAGCACCGGCAAAATATGGGCTGCCGGCACTTCCAAAGTATTCACTTGGCATGTTGCACGGTCGAAACGGCAATCCGGCGGTTTCCGCCGCCGTAGATCATCTCCGCGCCAGCTTTTCCGGCGCGGCCTGA
- a CDS encoding transcriptional regulator: MSDIKHHLNDALLMGYASGNLSEAFNVVVATHISLCDDCRARLESFEAVGGALIDEIADEIALADAALEATFALIDGTSQEPIRVPSPTANAVFPSPLQGYVGGDLDNVSWRSIGGGVKQAVLPTSKDASVRLLSIPAGAAMPDHGHGGTELTLVLKGAFKDEDDRFGRGDIEIADESDVHTPIAEEGEDCICLAATDAPLRFQGLIPRLVQPFIGI, encoded by the coding sequence ATGAGTGATATCAAGCATCATCTGAACGACGCCCTTTTGATGGGCTATGCATCCGGGAACCTGTCCGAAGCGTTCAACGTTGTTGTCGCGACGCATATCTCGCTGTGCGATGATTGCCGGGCGCGGTTGGAAAGTTTCGAGGCTGTTGGCGGGGCTTTGATCGACGAGATTGCCGACGAGATTGCGCTTGCGGATGCCGCGCTTGAGGCCACGTTTGCCCTGATTGATGGCACATCTCAGGAACCGATCCGCGTGCCATCGCCGACTGCGAACGCCGTTTTCCCGTCGCCGTTACAAGGCTATGTCGGCGGTGATCTGGACAATGTGAGCTGGCGGTCAATCGGCGGCGGTGTGAAGCAGGCGGTTTTGCCGACGTCCAAGGACGCATCGGTGCGGTTACTGTCGATCCCGGCAGGTGCGGCGATGCCCGATCATGGCCACGGCGGAACGGAGCTGACTTTGGTTTTGAAAGGCGCGTTCAAAGACGAAGACGATCGTTTCGGGCGCGGTGACATTGAGATTGCCGATGAAAGCGATGTTCACACGCCAATTGCGGAAGAGGGCGAGGATTGCATTTGCCTTGCCGCCACCGACGCACCGTTGCGGTTCCAGGGTTTGATCCCCCGGCTGGTGCAGCCATTCATCGGTATCTAA
- a CDS encoding sigma-70 family RNA polymerase sigma factor: MTIAVEAENEDWAALVRRIHLDQDKAAFAALFRHFVPRVKAFLMKSGAGEAMADECTQEVLATLWQKAHLFDPSRASVPTWVYTIARNKKIDALRKQRRPEPEDLPWGPESEPDQADTIILQQETDKLTKAIKELPDKQRLLIERAYFGDLSHSEIAEETGLPLGTIKSRIRLALERLRHTMK; encoded by the coding sequence ATGACCATCGCGGTCGAGGCGGAGAATGAAGACTGGGCGGCTCTTGTACGACGTATCCATCTGGATCAGGACAAGGCAGCCTTTGCGGCACTGTTTCGCCATTTCGTCCCACGGGTGAAGGCGTTTTTGATGAAATCCGGCGCTGGCGAGGCCATGGCCGACGAATGCACACAGGAGGTGTTGGCCACCCTTTGGCAGAAGGCTCATCTGTTTGATCCATCACGGGCAAGCGTGCCCACATGGGTCTATACGATTGCGCGCAACAAGAAGATTGATGCGTTGCGAAAACAGAGACGCCCGGAACCGGAAGACCTGCCATGGGGCCCCGAAAGCGAGCCAGATCAGGCTGACACCATAATTCTGCAACAGGAAACCGACAAACTTACCAAAGCCATCAAAGAATTGCCCGACAAACAGAGACTTTTGATCGAACGGGCCTATTTCGGTGACTTAAGCCACAGCGAGATCGCCGAAGAAACCGGCCTGCCGCTGGGGACGATAAAATCGAGGATTAGACTGGCGCTGGAAAGACTGCGCCACACAATGAAGTGA
- a CDS encoding DUF1365 family protein codes for MTAQVDHIDGLTFHGRKGALENAFTYSVDYVVMDAEAKLRLPALFARNRTGLFSLQDSDHGGAPKKGKGAAWVREIMTAHQAPFEPHRIEILAQPRVLGHVFNPVSFWLIYDDADNLRCVIPEVTNTYGDRHCYLCHHDDWRAINREETMGARKMMHVSPFQPVEGDYTFRFDIRADKIGVWIDYQTGNSGLLATLTGSRKPLTNRAILRAMVRRPMGSRRVLGLIHWQALRLWWKGATFRNRPDAPTSEVSR; via the coding sequence ATGACGGCGCAGGTCGATCATATCGACGGGCTGACCTTTCACGGTCGCAAGGGTGCGCTGGAAAACGCGTTCACCTATTCGGTGGACTACGTTGTAATGGATGCCGAGGCGAAATTGCGGCTGCCTGCGCTGTTCGCACGCAACCGCACAGGGTTGTTTTCACTGCAAGATAGCGATCACGGCGGTGCACCGAAAAAAGGGAAGGGTGCGGCCTGGGTGCGTGAAATTATGACCGCACATCAGGCGCCATTCGAGCCGCATCGCATCGAAATTCTGGCCCAACCGCGTGTCCTTGGCCATGTCTTCAACCCGGTCAGCTTCTGGCTGATCTACGATGACGCCGACAATCTGCGCTGCGTGATCCCCGAGGTGACCAACACCTACGGCGACCGTCATTGCTACCTGTGCCACCACGACGACTGGCGCGCGATCAACCGCGAAGAAACCATGGGCGCGCGTAAGATGATGCACGTCTCGCCCTTCCAACCGGTGGAAGGCGACTACACCTTCCGCTTTGATATCCGCGCCGACAAAATCGGCGTTTGGATCGACTATCAGACCGGTAATTCCGGACTGCTGGCCACCCTGACCGGTTCCCGCAAACCCCTGACCAACCGCGCCATCCTGCGCGCGATGGTCCGACGTCCCATGGGCTCGCGCCGGGTGCTCGGGCTGATCCATTGGCAGGCGCTGAGACTTTGGTGGAAGGGCGCAACATTCCGCAATCGCCCCGATGCCCCGACCAGCGAGGTGTCGCGATGA
- a CDS encoding sugar:cation symporter, with translation MTARPQGLPSYAIFAAVLAAAGLPIYIHAPKYFVDEYGVSLAALGAVLFGLRLLDVVQDPVLGWLSRKLEPVRGAAVLVVGGVMALAMVGLFAIAPPVPPLLWFAITLALLFSAFSFLTITFYAQGVQKADDLGADGHVRLATWRETGSLLGISAAAVLPILLLSTSDSPFALFAGLFAGAVALALIAMRSEWQDGVATSETSIAPILRDPLARRLLLIALLNATPVAVTSTLFLFFVESRLGAPGWEGPLLLLFFLSAAASAPIWGRIASIIGAKPALMAGMALAIISFGGAAFLGTGDAMAFAVICIASGAALGADMTLLPAIFARRLATIAPAAAEGFGLWSFVTKFTLAFAAITLLPVLEVAGFPSGTNPAPISALTTLTLMYAVLPCALKLVALTLLALTPLETPTARPALQEA, from the coding sequence ATGACTGCCCGCCCGCAAGGTCTTCCCAGTTATGCGATCTTCGCAGCGGTTTTGGCGGCCGCAGGCCTGCCGATCTATATCCACGCGCCGAAGTACTTCGTCGACGAATACGGCGTTAGCCTTGCGGCGCTGGGCGCGGTTCTGTTTGGTCTGCGCCTGTTGGATGTTGTGCAAGACCCCGTTCTGGGCTGGCTTTCCCGCAAATTGGAACCCGTAAGGGGTGCGGCGGTATTGGTGGTGGGAGGCGTAATGGCATTGGCCATGGTTGGCCTTTTTGCCATTGCGCCACCGGTGCCGCCGCTTTTGTGGTTCGCGATTACTCTAGCGCTGTTGTTCTCGGCCTTCAGCTTTTTGACGATCACATTCTATGCGCAGGGTGTGCAAAAGGCGGATGATCTGGGTGCCGACGGACACGTTCGGCTTGCCACCTGGCGCGAAACAGGATCGCTTCTGGGCATCTCGGCTGCGGCGGTTCTGCCGATCCTCCTGCTCAGCACTTCGGACAGCCCCTTCGCGCTGTTTGCCGGGTTGTTCGCGGGCGCAGTTGCCCTTGCTCTAATCGCTATGCGGTCCGAATGGCAGGATGGCGTTGCCACTAGCGAAACCAGCATCGCCCCCATCCTGCGCGACCCGCTGGCACGCCGCCTTCTGCTGATCGCGTTGCTGAACGCTACACCCGTCGCAGTCACCTCGACCCTGTTCCTTTTCTTCGTCGAAAGCCGCCTTGGCGCGCCCGGTTGGGAAGGTCCGCTTCTGCTGTTGTTCTTCCTTTCCGCAGCCGCCTCCGCCCCGATCTGGGGCCGTATCGCCTCAATCATCGGGGCAAAGCCCGCGCTGATGGCGGGCATGGCGCTGGCCATAATTTCATTTGGCGGCGCGGCTTTTCTGGGCACCGGCGACGCAATGGCCTTCGCGGTGATCTGCATCGCCTCCGGTGCAGCCCTTGGTGCGGATATGACCTTGTTGCCCGCCATTTTCGCCCGCCGATTGGCAACAATCGCCCCCGCCGCCGCCGAAGGTTTCGGCCTGTGGTCTTTCGTTACGAAATTCACCCTCGCGTTCGCAGCAATCACCCTGCTGCCCGTGCTCGAGGTCGCCGGTTTTCCTTCCGGCACCAACCCTGCGCCAATCAGCGCCCTCACCACACTGACATTGATGTATGCCGTTCTGCCCTGCGCCCTGAAGCTTGTCGCCCTGACACTTTTGGCGCTGACGCCGTTGGAGACCCCAACGGCCAGACCGGCCCTGCAAGAGGCTTGA